The following are encoded in a window of Impatiens glandulifera chromosome 5, dImpGla2.1, whole genome shotgun sequence genomic DNA:
- the LOC124940162 gene encoding late embryogenesis abundant protein At1g64065-like: MTAGDNSATALRRKRIIRLLRCFIVGAILHIPIVIIFSFTILKVRNPKIQLESVAVETLTVNSSSNSFSMTLNAKITVKNTNFGPFKYDNSTAVLSYREKPVGVVGINGGQAGLRSTKKVDVVITVMSSEEMIGDDLYSGKVTLTAEATVEGKVVILWFMKKKNKLVGLNCTMDFNIVAKSVDGLLCN; the protein is encoded by the coding sequence atgacCGCCGGCGACAATTCCGCGACGGCGCTCCGCCGTAAAAGAATCATCCGACTTCTTCGTTGTTTCATCGTCGGAGCCATACTCCACATACCAATTGTAATAATCTTTTCCTTCACAATTTTAAAAGTCCGAAATCCAAAAATCCAACTTGAATCCGTCGCCGTCGAAACCCTAACCGTCAATTCCTCCTCCAATTCCTTCTCCATGACCCTTAACGCTAAAATTACAGTCAAGAACACCAATTTCGGGCCGTTTAAGTACGACAACTCGACGGCGGTTTTGTCGTACAGAGAAAAACCGGTCGGCGTGGTCGGTATAAATGGTGGGCAGGCCGGTTTACGTTCGACGAAGAAGGTGGATGTGGTTATAACAGTTATGTCGTCGGAGGAGATGATCGGAGATGATTTGTATTCCGGGAAGGTGACGTTGACGGCGGAAGCGACGGTGGAAGGTAAAGTGGTGATTTTGTGGTTtatgaaaaagaagaataaattgGTTGGATTGAATTGTACTATGGATTTCAATATCGTCGCTAAATCTGTCGACGGTTTGCTCTGTAATTGA